A window of the Zeugodacus cucurbitae isolate PBARC_wt_2022May chromosome 2, idZeuCucr1.2, whole genome shotgun sequence genome harbors these coding sequences:
- the LOC105211905 gene encoding uncharacterized protein LOC105211905: MSSTSWKLLGAMLILHILLAPCVLAATIPTAAVSPAPTAASGAPNVNVETEVLRFSYELERWLDTDKRPCQDFYGYVCGKTVNTTKEQFEARLQREQEKFDKFLSANNNEELLDAELKLKQFYDSCKNARSVNELKESFMYKQSGGWPAVDSSAAMLRRRRGKTWMDVVGAFHEAGINYFFTQRVEIKSNKRTVYLQADDLLRWTLRKFEQLVGEVFAEYGVDMDRGRLIALEILTFERNRREILKDEQQEDDAEYNYVDFKSSNLGTSLQIDWDKYFKNTLGKPLKPTDTVVVHKKTKLSKLFQFLQQTTLTRLLNWIWIDYLMDKGAAHCQELSQQYFTPVHQHVVEHAFLDKVQMAQLYSSIGRAYDEVLPPTAWIDEMSQQNSHLFLGRAMHLTLNGDESLDSDYAKLQISNRNFYRNLEKVQRLLAQQGKSQRLITRVGNAAIADTTQIAANFMRTFVSVSSLLQEQNLTAPLSQLLVGERFAEHMIASGSTTQTAGAWRSMESERDFATLRQCVQQQSGAVSELPYNLNELLLKLLAQHLALQTYEQWQQGNERLVRRLDTLLAAGRLQLSMAKLYYIGSVLTECGSYESVAHKQLLKGYLRNSLKFRQAFRCRAADELYARNTCKVL; this comes from the exons ATGTCGTCAACAAGCTGGAAACTGCTAGGCGCTATgctaattttgcatattttgttaGCGCCTTGCGTCCTCGCGGCTACAATACCCACTGCGGCCGTGTCGCCAGCGCCAACTGCCGCCAGTGGTGCGCCCAATGTGAATGTGGAGACCGAGGTGTTGCGCTTCTCCTACGAACTGGAGCGCTGGCTGGACACTGACAAGCGCCCATGTCAGGACTTCTATGGCTATGTGTGCGGCAAGACGGTGAACACCACGAAGGAACAGTTTGAGGCGCGTTTGCAACGCGAACAGGAGAAGTTCGATAAATTTCTGAGCGCCAATAATAATGAGGAGCTGCTCGATGCGGAGCTCAAGCTGAAGCAATTCTATGACTCGTGCAAGAATGCGCGCTCTGTGAATGAGCTGAAGGAGTCTTTCATGTACAAGCAGAGTGGCGGTTGGCCGGCGGTTGATAGCTCAGCGGCGATGTTGCGTCGGCGACGCGGCAAGACTTGGATGGATGTGGTGGGAGCCTTCCATGAGGCGGgtataaattatttcttcacACAACGCGTGGAGATCAAGTCCAACAAGCGCACGGTCTACCTGCAAGCGGATGATTTGTTGCGCTGGACGTTGCGCAAGTTTGAGCAATTGGTTGGTGAGGTGTTCGCCGAGTATGGTGTGGATATGGATCGCGGTAGATTGATTGCATTGGAAATATTGACTTTTGAAAGGAATCGACGTGAAATATTGAAAGATGAACAGCAAGAAGATGATGCTGAGTATAATTATGTTGATTTTAAAAGTTCGAACTTAGGCACCTCACTGCAGATCGATTGGGATAAGTATTTCAAGAACACACTTGGTAAGCCGCTGAAACCGACTGATACGGTGGTGGTGCATAAGAAGACCAAACTGAGCAAGCTGTTCCAGTTTCTGCAACAGACTACATTGACGCGGCTGCTCAACTGGATTTGGATTGACTATTTGATGG ATAAAGGCGCCGCGCACTGCCAAGAGTTGTCGCAGCAATATTTTACGCCCGTACACCAACATGTCGTGGAACACGCCTTCCTGGATAAAGTGCAAATGGCACAGCTGTACTCCAGCATCGGCCGCGCATACGATGAGGTGCTGCCGCCCACCGCCTGGATTGACGAAATGTCACAGCAGAATTCACATCTCTTCCTCGGCCGCGCCATGCATCTCACATTGAATGGCGACGAAAGTCTCGACTCAGATTATGCCAAACTGCAAATCAGCAACCGCAACTTCTATCGCAACCTCGAGAAGGTGCAACGCTTACTCGCGCAGCAGGGCAAAAGTCAGCGTTTGATTACGCGCGTTGGCAACGCCGCCATCGCGGACACCACACAGATAGCGGCGAATTTCATGCGCACCTTTGTTAGCGTGAGCTCGCTCTTGCAAGAGCAAAATCTGACAGCGCCACTAAGTCAACTGCTCGTGGGCGAACGCTTCGCCGAGCACATGATCGCTAGCGGCAGCACGACACAGACGGCGGGCGCTTGGCGTAGCATGGAGTCCGAGCGTGATTTTGCCACATTGCGACAGTGTGTACAGCAGCAATCGGGCGCTGTATCAGAGTTACCATATAATTTGAATGAATTGCTATTGAAGTTGTTGGCACAACACTTGGCGCTGCAGACGTATGAGCAATGGCAGCAGGGCAACGAACGTTTGGTGCGGCGCTTGGATACTCTTTTGGCCGCGGGACGCTTGCAGCTGTCCATGGCGAAACTATATTACATTGGCTCGGTGCTGACTGAGTGCGGTTCATATGAGAGCGTTGCTCATAAGCAGCTGCTGAAGGGTTATTTACGTAATTCTTTGAAATTTAGACAGGCTTTCCGCTGCCGCGCAGCTGATGAGTTGTATGCGCGCAATACCTGCAAGGTGCTCTGA